One Fontisphaera persica DNA window includes the following coding sequences:
- a CDS encoding GH116 family glycosyl-hydrolase: MSHTSDSGSSFASFPSAWTRREFLRSTSVAAALASLAPWEAVAGPFTRPDFEKLVPADKKLSPEWVRSLFERGTRTVYRGAELEKIGMPVGGICTGQVYLGGDGRLWHWDIFNQHIGTGAEHYARPLQPQSPLEQGFALQLTTGGQTQTRRFDRTGWRDIEFTGEYPIGFVTYRDAEAPVTVQLEAFSPFIPLNVEDSSLPATVMRFTVTNHSRQRVEVELAGWLENAVGLHSAPRYLFQRRNRIVRRPGLLALVCAAEAAPPPSTPQRPDVVFDDFERPTHEGWTVTGTAFGAGPVSQAQVPEYQGKLGFHGQRGINSHAAAPAQDVGGRDAHKGTLTSRPFVIERNYIHFLIGGGAHAGRTCLNLLVEDRVVLSATGHAGNDLRLKWWDVRPWLGRSARLQVVDEESGAWGNIGVDNIVFSDAPPPPPGPLEEAPDFGTMALVLLPPEGAGKIPNTDRANAALPEPGTPAGLFAPAPAAQEALRPASQKLLGALTRRLVLAPGASGTATFAVCWHFPNLRMDRLPPGRYYGTRFGSALGVAEYLAAQFASLYAQTRLWHDTWYDSTLPYWFLDRTFLNISTLATSTCHRLGNGRFWGWEGVGCCHGTCTHVWNYAQAVARLFPQLERDTRERVDFGLALQKDGAIFFRAEHNNYPAVDGQAGTVLRALREHQMCTDDAWLRRNWPGIKRATQWLIQKDEDGDGLITSNQHNTLDTDWYGPVAWLSGVYLAALRAAEAMAKEVGDEAFGRQCREIFERGRKNLVSRLFDGEYFINQPDPKHLDAINSGSGCHIDQVLGQSWAWQMGLGRVLPEAETLSALRSLWRYNFTPDVGPYREVYRPGRWYAMPGEGGLLMCTFPRTDWDYPQARGKGAEWAAGYFNECMNGFEYQVAGHMIAEGMLMEGLAITRMIHDRYHPLRRNPWNEVECGDHYARSMASYGVFLMAAGFEYHGPQGLLGFAPRLKPENFRCAFTSAEGWGTFAQRQEGGKMTAEITVKWGRLRLATWKLSPTARPAGVRLQRGKQAVSAGVDYADGALLLRFSPPLTLGAGETLQASME; encoded by the coding sequence ATGTCACATACCTCCGATAGCGGGTCTTCGTTTGCTTCCTTCCCCAGCGCCTGGACGCGCCGTGAGTTCCTGCGCAGCACCTCCGTCGCGGCGGCCCTGGCCTCGCTGGCGCCCTGGGAGGCCGTGGCCGGCCCCTTCACGCGGCCGGACTTTGAAAAATTGGTGCCTGCCGACAAAAAGCTTTCCCCCGAATGGGTGCGCTCCCTCTTCGAGCGCGGCACGCGCACGGTGTACCGCGGCGCCGAGCTGGAAAAAATCGGCATGCCGGTGGGGGGCATTTGCACGGGACAGGTGTACCTGGGCGGCGACGGACGATTGTGGCACTGGGACATTTTCAATCAGCACATCGGCACCGGCGCCGAGCACTACGCGCGCCCCCTGCAGCCGCAGTCGCCGCTCGAGCAGGGCTTTGCGTTGCAACTCACCACCGGCGGGCAGACTCAAACCCGCCGCTTTGACCGCACCGGCTGGCGGGACATTGAGTTCACCGGGGAATATCCCATCGGTTTCGTGACCTACCGGGATGCGGAGGCCCCCGTGACCGTGCAGCTCGAGGCGTTCAGTCCGTTCATTCCGCTCAACGTGGAGGATTCCTCGCTGCCTGCCACGGTCATGCGGTTCACCGTCACCAATCACTCCCGGCAGCGGGTGGAGGTGGAATTGGCGGGCTGGCTGGAAAACGCCGTGGGGTTGCACAGTGCCCCGCGGTACCTTTTCCAACGCCGCAATCGCATTGTACGCCGCCCCGGTCTGCTGGCGCTGGTTTGCGCGGCGGAGGCGGCGCCTCCCCCCAGCACGCCGCAACGGCCGGATGTGGTGTTTGACGATTTTGAACGCCCCACGCATGAAGGGTGGACCGTCACCGGCACCGCTTTTGGCGCCGGGCCGGTAAGTCAGGCGCAAGTGCCGGAATACCAGGGCAAGCTGGGATTTCACGGGCAACGCGGCATCAATTCTCACGCCGCCGCCCCTGCGCAGGACGTGGGCGGGCGCGACGCCCACAAGGGCACACTTACCAGCCGGCCGTTTGTGATTGAACGCAACTACATTCATTTCCTTATCGGGGGCGGGGCGCACGCCGGACGCACCTGTCTGAACCTGCTGGTGGAGGACCGCGTGGTGCTCTCGGCCACGGGCCACGCTGGCAATGACCTGCGCTTGAAATGGTGGGATGTCCGCCCCTGGCTGGGACGCTCGGCGCGCCTGCAGGTGGTGGACGAGGAATCCGGCGCCTGGGGCAACATCGGCGTGGATAACATTGTGTTCAGCGATGCCCCTCCCCCACCCCCCGGACCGCTGGAGGAAGCCCCGGACTTCGGGACGATGGCGCTGGTGTTATTGCCGCCAGAAGGCGCCGGCAAAATACCCAACACGGACCGCGCCAACGCCGCCCTGCCCGAGCCGGGCACACCGGCGGGACTGTTTGCACCAGCACCCGCGGCGCAGGAAGCGCTGCGGCCCGCCAGCCAGAAATTGCTGGGCGCGCTGACGCGGCGGCTGGTCCTGGCGCCGGGGGCGTCGGGCACGGCTACATTCGCGGTCTGCTGGCATTTTCCGAACCTGCGGATGGACCGTCTGCCGCCGGGACGTTACTACGGCACGCGGTTTGGCTCGGCCTTGGGGGTGGCGGAATACCTGGCGGCCCAGTTTGCCTCACTTTATGCGCAAACCAGGTTATGGCATGACACGTGGTATGACTCCACCCTGCCTTACTGGTTTTTGGACCGCACCTTCCTGAACATCTCCACCCTGGCCACGTCCACCTGCCATCGGCTGGGCAACGGCCGATTTTGGGGATGGGAAGGCGTGGGTTGCTGCCACGGCACCTGCACGCACGTTTGGAATTATGCGCAGGCGGTGGCCCGCCTGTTTCCCCAGTTGGAGCGCGACACACGCGAGCGGGTGGATTTTGGTCTCGCGCTGCAAAAAGACGGCGCCATTTTTTTCCGCGCCGAGCACAACAATTATCCGGCGGTGGACGGGCAGGCGGGCACCGTGCTGCGGGCGTTGCGGGAGCATCAAATGTGCACGGACGATGCGTGGCTGCGGCGCAACTGGCCCGGCATCAAGCGTGCCACCCAATGGCTCATCCAGAAGGATGAAGACGGCGACGGCCTCATCACCTCCAACCAGCACAACACGCTGGATACGGACTGGTATGGACCGGTGGCGTGGTTGAGCGGGGTGTATCTGGCCGCGTTGCGCGCGGCCGAGGCCATGGCCAAAGAGGTGGGGGATGAAGCCTTTGGCCGGCAATGCCGGGAAATATTCGAGCGGGGCCGGAAAAATCTGGTGAGTCGTTTGTTTGACGGGGAATACTTCATCAATCAACCGGACCCCAAGCATCTGGACGCGATTAATTCCGGCAGCGGCTGCCACATTGACCAGGTGCTGGGCCAGAGCTGGGCCTGGCAAATGGGTTTGGGGCGGGTATTGCCGGAGGCCGAGACACTCAGCGCGCTGCGGTCCCTCTGGCGCTACAACTTCACGCCGGATGTGGGGCCTTACCGCGAAGTGTACCGTCCGGGGCGCTGGTATGCGATGCCCGGCGAGGGCGGATTGCTGATGTGCACATTTCCGCGCACGGACTGGGACTACCCCCAGGCCCGGGGCAAAGGGGCGGAGTGGGCGGCGGGATACTTCAATGAGTGCATGAACGGCTTTGAGTACCAGGTGGCCGGCCACATGATAGCCGAAGGCATGCTCATGGAAGGCCTGGCCATCACGCGGATGATTCATGACCGCTATCACCCGCTGCGGCGCAACCCGTGGAATGAAGTGGAATGCGGCGACCACTACGCCCGCTCCATGGCCAGTTACGGCGTTTTCCTGATGGCGGCCGGTTTCGAGTATCACGGGCCCCAGGGCCTGCTGGGTTTTGCGCCACGCCTGAAGCCGGAGAATTTCCGCTGCGCCTTCACCTCCGCCGAGGGATGGGGCACTTTTGCGCAACGGCAGGAAGGCGGCAAAATGACCGCGGAAATCACAGTGAAATGGGGGCGCCTGCGGCTGGCCACCTGGAAATTATCGCCCACCGCCCGGCCCGCCGGAGTGCGGCTGCAGCGCGGAAAACAGGCGGTCTCCGCCGGGGTGGATTACGCCGACGGCGCGCTACTTTTACGGTTTTCCCCGCCCCTGACCCTCGGGGCGGGAGAAACCCTGCAGGCCAGCATGGAATGA
- a CDS encoding GNAT family N-acetyltransferase, whose product MNIIPLARTARDVNRFMRAAYPIYAGDPHWVAPLMLDQRQVFLDGNPFFQHARMQLWLAERDGRAVGRIAAIYDQHYVQFQKDPAAFWGFFECVDDPAVSGALFEAALRWAREQGARRLLGPMNPSTNDECGLLVQGFERPPVFMMTYNPPYYPRLVELAGFAKAKDLLAFFFDLANTPMERFERIAAKFEKREPEMRLRPIRKKTLAEDIRKVTEVYNEAWESNWGFVPMTPDEIQFMAKRLKPLLYEGLAYVMETPQETVGFLLASPDYNEAFRPLRGRLLSPGLFQALPYLLHWKPTDIVRVITLGVKKKYRGRGIEAAMLCHGLRTGFRAGFRHVEASWVLEDNEPVKRVIELFGGEVYKIYRVYERNL is encoded by the coding sequence ATGAATATCATCCCCCTGGCCAGAACCGCCCGGGACGTGAACCGTTTCATGCGGGCGGCCTATCCCATCTACGCGGGTGACCCCCATTGGGTGGCGCCCCTGATGCTGGACCAGCGGCAGGTGTTTCTCGACGGCAACCCCTTCTTTCAGCATGCCCGCATGCAGTTGTGGCTGGCCGAGCGTGACGGCCGCGCTGTGGGCCGCATCGCCGCCATTTATGACCAGCATTACGTGCAATTCCAGAAAGACCCGGCGGCGTTTTGGGGGTTTTTCGAGTGCGTGGACGACCCGGCCGTCAGCGGCGCGCTCTTCGAGGCCGCCCTGCGCTGGGCGCGAGAGCAGGGCGCCCGGCGCCTCCTGGGGCCCATGAATCCCAGCACCAACGACGAGTGCGGCCTGCTGGTCCAGGGATTCGAGCGCCCGCCGGTATTCATGATGACCTACAACCCGCCGTATTATCCGCGGCTGGTCGAGCTGGCCGGCTTTGCCAAGGCCAAGGATTTGCTCGCCTTTTTCTTTGACCTCGCCAACACCCCCATGGAGCGTTTCGAGCGCATCGCCGCCAAGTTTGAAAAACGCGAGCCGGAGATGCGCCTGCGGCCCATCCGCAAAAAAACGCTGGCCGAGGACATCCGCAAAGTTACCGAAGTCTATAACGAAGCCTGGGAGTCCAACTGGGGCTTTGTGCCCATGACGCCGGACGAAATCCAATTCATGGCCAAACGCCTCAAGCCCCTGCTGTATGAAGGGCTGGCTTACGTGATGGAGACCCCGCAGGAAACCGTGGGTTTCCTGCTGGCCTCGCCGGATTACAACGAGGCCTTCCGGCCGTTGCGCGGGCGCCTGCTGTCGCCGGGGTTGTTCCAGGCCCTGCCCTATTTGTTGCACTGGAAACCTACCGACATTGTGCGCGTCATCACTCTGGGCGTGAAAAAGAAATACCGCGGGCGGGGCATTGAGGCCGCCATGTTGTGTCACGGCTTGCGCACCGGCTTTCGCGCCGGTTTCCGGCACGTGGAGGCGTCGTGGGTGTTGGAGGACAACGAGCCCGTCAAGCGCGTCATCGAATTGTTTGGGGGTGAAGTGTACAAGATTTACCGGGTGTACGAGCGCAATCTTTAA
- a CDS encoding Gfo/Idh/MocA family protein produces the protein MSDFQKADGMMYAPKGKPNVVCAPGEFRFAAMGLDHGHIYGMCNGLIEAGGQLVAVYDPDAEKVRRFCQTYPGVRAAASEAEILEDPTLHLVAGAPVPCERTPLGLRVMEHGKDYFADKPAFTTLEQLAAAREKVRQTRRIFAVYYAERLHCEAAIYAGQLIQEGRIGRVLHVAGLGPHRMNAPTRPPWFFERSKTGGILCDLASHQFEQFLAFTGARSARVLHSRVTNYYAAQYPEFEDFGDATAVADNGATFYCRVDWYTPDGLGAWGDGRTFIIGTTGTIELRKYLDVARDRASDHVYLVDARGEHHLPVQGKVGFPYFGALIRDCLDRTESAMTQEHTFLAAELSLLAQAQALRL, from the coding sequence ATGAGCGATTTTCAGAAGGCCGACGGCATGATGTACGCCCCCAAGGGCAAGCCTAATGTGGTTTGCGCGCCCGGCGAATTTCGCTTCGCGGCGATGGGCCTCGACCACGGCCACATCTACGGCATGTGCAACGGCCTTATCGAGGCTGGCGGCCAGCTCGTGGCCGTGTATGACCCGGATGCCGAAAAGGTCCGGCGTTTTTGCCAGACTTACCCCGGCGTCCGCGCGGCCGCCAGTGAAGCCGAGATTTTGGAGGACCCCACCCTGCATCTGGTGGCGGGCGCGCCCGTCCCCTGCGAGCGCACCCCGCTGGGCCTGCGCGTGATGGAGCATGGCAAGGATTATTTTGCCGACAAACCCGCTTTCACCACCCTCGAGCAACTGGCCGCCGCCCGGGAAAAAGTCCGCCAGACCCGCCGCATTTTCGCGGTGTATTACGCCGAGCGCCTGCACTGCGAGGCCGCCATTTATGCCGGGCAGCTCATTCAGGAAGGCCGTATTGGCCGCGTGCTGCACGTGGCCGGTCTGGGGCCGCACCGGATGAATGCCCCCACCCGCCCGCCTTGGTTTTTTGAGCGGAGCAAAACCGGCGGCATCCTTTGTGACCTCGCCAGTCATCAATTCGAGCAATTCCTCGCCTTCACCGGCGCGCGCAGCGCCCGCGTCCTGCACAGCCGCGTGACCAATTACTACGCCGCCCAATACCCGGAGTTTGAGGATTTTGGCGATGCCACCGCCGTGGCCGACAACGGCGCCACCTTTTATTGCCGCGTGGACTGGTACACCCCCGACGGCCTGGGGGCCTGGGGCGATGGGCGCACTTTCATCATCGGCACCACCGGCACCATCGAGCTGCGCAAATACCTGGACGTGGCCCGTGACCGCGCCAGTGACCATGTGTATCTGGTGGATGCCCGGGGCGAGCATCACCTGCCTGTGCAGGGGAAGGTCGGTTTCCCCTACTTTGGCGCGCTGATTCGCGATTGTTTGGACCGCACTGAAAGCGCGATGACCCAGGAGCACACTTTTTTGGCCGCTGAACTCAGCCTGTTGGCGCAAGCCCAGGCCCTCAGACTCTAA
- a CDS encoding alpha-L-arabinofuranosidase C-terminal domain-containing protein, whose translation MKVIARLLLVAGLAIPCVFSQAAEEAACRIEIDVHRPVARVSPVMWGIFFEDINFGADGGLYGELVKNRSFEFNQPLMGWQVSRPPGSAAMVGISSRDALHPNNPQYLDVTLGPADKGVAIINEGFRGMGIRQGETYDFSVFARQVTGGPVTLILELLDAQGLVIGRAQIKGLQATWQRHTASLTARATEAKARLRLTFEGQGRLHLDMVSLFPRKTWKNRPGGLRADMVQMLAELKPAFIRFPGGCIVEGFNLENRYQWKNTIGRPEERKLIINRWNMEFKHRPTPDYYQSFGLGFYEYFLLCEDLGAEPLPILNCGMACQFNTGELVPLEQLDPFIQDALDLIEFANGPTNTVWGAKRAAMGHPRPFHLKMLGIGNEQWGPQYLERYERFARVLQQRHPEIRLISSAGPDPDGPKFDFLWPRLRQLRADIVDEHYYRPPQWFLDNTRRYDRYDRNGPRVFAGEYAAQSVRTVSPDNRNNWECALAEAAFMTGLERNGEVVRMCSYAPLSAHEEAWQWRPNLIWFDNLRVYGTPNYYVQQAFARNRGDLILPARLSGDIGQPERVYASATFEESTREVILKIVNATAAPRMVNLQFNGAVPAGRAGRATVLAAALAEENSLTHPTRVAPLTQSLTPVGPAVAHVAPAYSLSVLRVPVKISAK comes from the coding sequence ATGAAAGTAATTGCGCGTCTCCTGTTGGTCGCCGGGCTGGCAATCCCCTGCGTTTTTTCTCAAGCCGCGGAGGAAGCCGCCTGCCGAATCGAGATTGATGTGCACCGTCCCGTGGCCCGCGTCAGCCCGGTGATGTGGGGCATTTTCTTTGAGGACATCAACTTCGGCGCGGATGGCGGCCTCTATGGCGAGCTGGTCAAAAATCGCTCTTTTGAATTCAACCAGCCGCTCATGGGCTGGCAGGTTTCCCGCCCGCCCGGCAGCGCCGCCATGGTGGGCATCAGCAGCCGCGACGCGCTGCATCCCAACAATCCGCAATACCTTGATGTGACCCTTGGCCCGGCGGATAAAGGAGTGGCAATCATCAATGAGGGATTTCGCGGCATGGGCATCCGCCAGGGGGAAACCTATGATTTTTCAGTGTTTGCCCGCCAGGTCACGGGCGGCCCGGTGACCTTGATTTTGGAGCTGCTGGACGCGCAGGGGCTGGTCATTGGCCGCGCGCAAATCAAGGGATTGCAAGCCACCTGGCAGCGGCACACCGCTTCTTTGACGGCGCGCGCCACCGAGGCCAAGGCCCGGCTGCGCCTCACGTTCGAGGGACAGGGACGGTTGCACCTGGACATGGTCTCGCTCTTTCCGCGCAAGACCTGGAAAAACCGGCCGGGCGGGCTGCGGGCGGACATGGTCCAGATGCTGGCCGAGCTGAAGCCCGCGTTCATCCGCTTTCCGGGCGGCTGCATTGTGGAGGGCTTTAATTTGGAAAACCGTTACCAGTGGAAGAACACCATCGGCCGTCCGGAAGAGCGCAAGCTCATCATCAATCGCTGGAACATGGAGTTCAAACACCGGCCCACGCCCGACTATTACCAAAGTTTCGGACTGGGCTTTTATGAGTACTTTCTGCTCTGCGAAGATTTGGGCGCCGAGCCGCTGCCCATTCTGAATTGCGGCATGGCCTGCCAGTTCAACACCGGCGAGCTGGTGCCGTTGGAGCAATTGGACCCCTTCATTCAGGACGCGCTGGATTTGATTGAGTTCGCCAACGGCCCCACCAACACCGTCTGGGGTGCCAAGCGCGCCGCCATGGGGCATCCGCGGCCCTTCCATTTGAAAATGCTGGGCATCGGCAATGAGCAATGGGGGCCGCAATACCTCGAGCGTTATGAGCGCTTCGCCCGCGTGCTGCAGCAACGGCATCCGGAAATCCGGCTCATCTCCAGCGCCGGACCGGACCCGGACGGTCCGAAGTTTGATTTTCTCTGGCCGCGCCTCCGCCAGCTTCGCGCCGACATCGTGGATGAGCACTACTACCGCCCGCCGCAATGGTTTCTGGACAATACGCGCCGTTACGACCGCTACGACCGGAATGGCCCCCGGGTGTTTGCCGGAGAATATGCCGCCCAGAGCGTCCGCACCGTCAGTCCGGACAATCGCAACAACTGGGAATGCGCGCTGGCCGAGGCCGCCTTCATGACCGGCCTGGAGCGCAATGGCGAGGTGGTGCGCATGTGCAGCTACGCGCCCTTGTCCGCGCATGAAGAAGCCTGGCAATGGCGGCCCAATCTCATCTGGTTCGACAACCTCCGCGTCTATGGCACGCCCAATTACTACGTGCAGCAGGCCTTTGCCCGCAATCGCGGCGATTTAATCCTGCCTGCCCGCCTGAGCGGTGACATCGGCCAGCCGGAGCGGGTTTATGCCTCGGCCACCTTCGAGGAATCCACGCGCGAGGTCATCCTCAAAATCGTCAACGCCACCGCGGCGCCGCGCATGGTCAACCTGCAGTTCAACGGCGCCGTGCCGGCCGGCC
- a CDS encoding uroporphyrinogen decarboxylase family protein codes for MTAVQWEILCRCARGEVLPHVPVALIVDSPWIPGYLGLSTLDYLFAPDVWLDANLRVIREFPDLIFLPGCWAEIGMGAEPSAFGCKTLFYPDKTPQVLPLAETWEALPELAEPNPETDGFLPYLLTLYRRARPKLAEAGHDVRMVAARGPLTLATHLVGVSEFLMGIKTDPEKAHRLLQTLSRFIIHWLEAQAAAAGPAVQGIMVLDDITGFLSPRDFQTFALPYLQQIFRAFPEALKIFHNDTNNVVPYPFLREIPVDIFNFTHLQPLNRVRELCGPDICLMGNIPPLDVLAQGAPEQVAQAVAAARASLPDPRRWLLSAGGGVSPGTPGANLQALAQAAARL; via the coding sequence ATGACTGCTGTACAATGGGAAATCCTCTGCCGCTGCGCCCGCGGTGAAGTTCTTCCGCATGTGCCCGTGGCGCTGATTGTGGACAGCCCGTGGATTCCAGGTTATCTGGGACTATCCACGCTTGATTATCTCTTCGCGCCCGATGTCTGGCTCGATGCCAACCTGCGCGTTATTCGCGAATTTCCCGACCTCATTTTCCTGCCGGGATGCTGGGCGGAAATTGGCATGGGCGCCGAGCCTTCCGCCTTCGGCTGCAAGACGCTGTTCTACCCGGACAAAACGCCCCAGGTCCTGCCCCTGGCCGAGACGTGGGAGGCTTTGCCCGAACTGGCGGAGCCGAACCCTGAAACGGATGGATTTTTGCCGTATTTGCTAACCCTCTACCGCCGCGCCCGGCCCAAGCTGGCCGAGGCGGGCCATGACGTCAGGATGGTGGCGGCCCGCGGTCCGCTCACCCTCGCCACGCATCTGGTGGGCGTCAGCGAGTTTCTCATGGGCATCAAAACCGACCCCGAAAAGGCTCACCGCCTGCTGCAAACCTTGTCGCGTTTCATCATTCACTGGCTCGAAGCGCAAGCCGCCGCCGCCGGCCCCGCCGTGCAGGGCATCATGGTCTTGGACGACATCACCGGCTTCCTGTCGCCCCGGGATTTTCAAACGTTCGCCCTGCCATATTTGCAACAAATCTTCCGGGCCTTTCCTGAAGCCCTGAAGATATTTCATAATGACACCAACAACGTGGTGCCGTATCCCTTCCTGCGCGAAATCCCGGTGGACATCTTCAACTTCACCCACCTCCAGCCCCTGAACCGCGTGCGGGAGCTTTGCGGGCCGGACATCTGCCTCATGGGCAACATTCCGCCCCTGGACGTCCTGGCGCAGGGCGCGCCGGAGCAAGTGGCGCAAGCGGTGGCCGCCGCTCGCGCCAGTCTCCCGGACCCACGGCGCTGGCTGCTCTCCGCCGGTGGCGGCGTATCCCCCGGCACCCCCGGAGCCAACCTGCAGGCGCTGGCGCAAGCGGCCGCCCGGCTCTGA